The following proteins come from a genomic window of Syngnathus acus chromosome 15, fSynAcu1.2, whole genome shotgun sequence:
- the LOC119134901 gene encoding bone morphogenetic protein receptor type-1A-like isoform X2 produces the protein MTCDEKVCSDVTCFSHGASQHRGSRTDTALSVPSPKRHRTRGASSHLVSKQTSARKPPEPKVALGPAEASVPRPVRASVESRLRMGVLLLHLATAALLLVLGAEAAGQNPDHVLQGTGAKAEAGRPGEDSTVAPEDAARFLSCYCSGYCPEDATNNTCRTNGQCFAIIEEDEHGEHILTSGCMKYEGSHFQCKDSPNAQTRRTIECCASDFCNRDLQPTLPPQDPSGSPHWLAFLISMTVCCCTLICVTVVCYYRYKWQSERKRYHKDVEQEGFIPVGESLKDLIHQSQSSGSGSGLPLLVHRTIAKQIQMVRQIGKGRYGKVWLGRWRGEKVAVKVFFTREEASWFRETEIYQTVLVRHDNILGFIAADIEGTGAFTRLFLISDYHENGSLYDFLKTATLDTATLLRLAYSAACGLCHLHTQIHGTQVKPAIAHRDLKSKNILIKKNGTCCIADLGLAVKFNSDTNEVDIPPSTRMGTRRYMAPEVLDESLKKNHFQAYLMADMYSYGLVVWEMARRCVTGGMVEEYQLPYYDMVPSDPSYEDMLEVVCVKGLRPTVSNRWNSDECLRAMLKLMCECWSASPASRLTILRVKKTLAKMGESQDIKT, from the exons ATGACATGCGACGAAAAAG TTTGCTCTGATGTGACCTGCTTCTCCCATGGAGCCTCGCAGCATCGTGGTTCACGCACGGACACGGCGCTCAG CGTTCCGAGCCCAAAGAGACATCGAACCAGAGGAGCTTCTTCTCATCTTGTGAGCAAGCAAACATCTGCCAGGAAGCCCCCGGAGCCCAAAGTTGCATTGGGACCGGCGGAAGCGTCCGTCCCCCGGCCTGTTCGAGCGTCCGTGGAGTCGCGCCTCAGGATGGGAGTGCTCCTGCTGCATCTGGCCACCGCCGCGCTGCTGCTGGTCCTCGGAGCAGAAG CGGCGGGTCAGAATCCGGACCACGTCCTCCAGGGCACTGGCGCCAAAGCGGAGGCCGGGCGCCCTGGCGAGGACTCCACTGTGGCCCCCGAGGACGCAGCTCGTTTCCTCAGCTGCTACTGCTCAGGCTACTGTCCCGAAGACGCCACCAACAACACCTGTCG AACCAACGGTCAGTGCTTTGCCATCATCGAGGAGGACGAGCACGGCGAACACATCCTCACGTCGGGGTGCATGAAGTATGAAGGCTCACACTTCCAGTGCAAG GACTCCCCCAACGCTCAGACCAGGAGGACCATCGAGTGCTGCGCGAGCGACTTCTGCAACCGAGACCTGCAGCCCACGCTGCCCCCGCAGGATCCTTCAG GCAGCCCCCACTGGTTGGCCTTCCTCATCTCCATGACGGTCTGCTGCTGCACACTCATTTGTGTCACCGTGGTTTGCTACTACAG gTACAAGTGGCAGAGCGAGCGTAAGCGCTACCATAAAGACGTGGAACAGGAAGGGTTCATCCCCGTGGGGGAGTCTCTCAAAGACCTCATCCACCAATCGCAGAGCTCTGGAAGCGGCTCCGGGCTCCCCCTCTTG gtTCATCGGACCATCGCCAAGCAGATCCAGATGGTGCGCCAGATCGGCAAAGGTCGCTACGGCAAGGTGTGGCTGGGCAGATGGCGAGGCGAGAAAGTGGCCGTCAAAGTGTTCTTTACCCGAGAGGAGGCCAGCTGGTTCAGGGAGACCGAAATCTACCAGACCGTCCTTGTGAGACACGACAACATTCTCG GGTTCATCGCAGCAGACATTGAGGGCACGGGCGCCTTCACGCGACTCTTCCTCATCAGCGACTACCACGAGAACGGCTCGCTTTACGATTTCCTGAAGACGGCTACGCTGGACACGGCCACGCTTCTGCGGCTGGCGTACTCGGCCGCCTGCGGCCTGTGCCACCTGCACACGCAGATCCACGGCACGCAGGTCAAACCCGCCATCGCCCACCGGGACCTCAAGAGCAAGAACATCCTCATCAAGAAGAATGGCACCTGCTGCATCGCCGACCTCGGTCTTGCCGTCAAGTTCAACAG CGACACCAATGAAGTGGACATCCCCCCAAGTACACGTATGGGCACGCGGCGCTACATGGCACCTGAAGTCCTGGACGAGAGCCTGAAGAAGAATCATTTCCAGGCCTACCTCATGGCTGACATGTACAGCTACGGATTGGTCGTGTGGGAGATGGCGCGACGCTGCGTCACCGGAG GCATGGTGGAGGAGTACCAGCTACCGTATTACGACATGGTGCCGTCGGACCCGTCCTACGAAGACATGCTGGAGGTGGTGTGCGTCAAGGGCCTGCGCCCCACCGTGTCCAACAGATGGAACAGCGACGAG TGTCTGCGCGCTATGCTGAAGCTGATGTGCGAGTGCTGGTCGGCAAGTCCCGCCTCCCGCCTCACCATCTTGAGAGTGAAGAAGACACTGGCCAAGATGGGCGAGTCGCAGGACATCAAAACCTGA
- the LOC119134901 gene encoding bone morphogenetic protein receptor type-1A-like isoform X1 translates to MTCDEKVCSDVTCFSHGASQHRGSRTDTALSVPSPKRHRTRGASSHLVSKQTSARKPPEPKVALGPAEASVPRPVRASVESRLRMGVLLLHLATAALLLVLGAEAAGQNPDHVLQGTGAKAEAGRPGEDSTVAPEDAARFLSCYCSGYCPEDATNNTCRTNGQCFAIIEEDEHGEHILTSGCMKYEGSHFQCKDSPNAQTRRTIECCASDFCNRDLQPTLPPQDPSEGSPHWLAFLISMTVCCCTLICVTVVCYYRYKWQSERKRYHKDVEQEGFIPVGESLKDLIHQSQSSGSGSGLPLLVHRTIAKQIQMVRQIGKGRYGKVWLGRWRGEKVAVKVFFTREEASWFRETEIYQTVLVRHDNILGFIAADIEGTGAFTRLFLISDYHENGSLYDFLKTATLDTATLLRLAYSAACGLCHLHTQIHGTQVKPAIAHRDLKSKNILIKKNGTCCIADLGLAVKFNSDTNEVDIPPSTRMGTRRYMAPEVLDESLKKNHFQAYLMADMYSYGLVVWEMARRCVTGGMVEEYQLPYYDMVPSDPSYEDMLEVVCVKGLRPTVSNRWNSDECLRAMLKLMCECWSASPASRLTILRVKKTLAKMGESQDIKT, encoded by the exons ATGACATGCGACGAAAAAG TTTGCTCTGATGTGACCTGCTTCTCCCATGGAGCCTCGCAGCATCGTGGTTCACGCACGGACACGGCGCTCAG CGTTCCGAGCCCAAAGAGACATCGAACCAGAGGAGCTTCTTCTCATCTTGTGAGCAAGCAAACATCTGCCAGGAAGCCCCCGGAGCCCAAAGTTGCATTGGGACCGGCGGAAGCGTCCGTCCCCCGGCCTGTTCGAGCGTCCGTGGAGTCGCGCCTCAGGATGGGAGTGCTCCTGCTGCATCTGGCCACCGCCGCGCTGCTGCTGGTCCTCGGAGCAGAAG CGGCGGGTCAGAATCCGGACCACGTCCTCCAGGGCACTGGCGCCAAAGCGGAGGCCGGGCGCCCTGGCGAGGACTCCACTGTGGCCCCCGAGGACGCAGCTCGTTTCCTCAGCTGCTACTGCTCAGGCTACTGTCCCGAAGACGCCACCAACAACACCTGTCG AACCAACGGTCAGTGCTTTGCCATCATCGAGGAGGACGAGCACGGCGAACACATCCTCACGTCGGGGTGCATGAAGTATGAAGGCTCACACTTCCAGTGCAAG GACTCCCCCAACGCTCAGACCAGGAGGACCATCGAGTGCTGCGCGAGCGACTTCTGCAACCGAGACCTGCAGCCCACGCTGCCCCCGCAGGATCCTTCAG AGGGCAGCCCCCACTGGTTGGCCTTCCTCATCTCCATGACGGTCTGCTGCTGCACACTCATTTGTGTCACCGTGGTTTGCTACTACAG gTACAAGTGGCAGAGCGAGCGTAAGCGCTACCATAAAGACGTGGAACAGGAAGGGTTCATCCCCGTGGGGGAGTCTCTCAAAGACCTCATCCACCAATCGCAGAGCTCTGGAAGCGGCTCCGGGCTCCCCCTCTTG gtTCATCGGACCATCGCCAAGCAGATCCAGATGGTGCGCCAGATCGGCAAAGGTCGCTACGGCAAGGTGTGGCTGGGCAGATGGCGAGGCGAGAAAGTGGCCGTCAAAGTGTTCTTTACCCGAGAGGAGGCCAGCTGGTTCAGGGAGACCGAAATCTACCAGACCGTCCTTGTGAGACACGACAACATTCTCG GGTTCATCGCAGCAGACATTGAGGGCACGGGCGCCTTCACGCGACTCTTCCTCATCAGCGACTACCACGAGAACGGCTCGCTTTACGATTTCCTGAAGACGGCTACGCTGGACACGGCCACGCTTCTGCGGCTGGCGTACTCGGCCGCCTGCGGCCTGTGCCACCTGCACACGCAGATCCACGGCACGCAGGTCAAACCCGCCATCGCCCACCGGGACCTCAAGAGCAAGAACATCCTCATCAAGAAGAATGGCACCTGCTGCATCGCCGACCTCGGTCTTGCCGTCAAGTTCAACAG CGACACCAATGAAGTGGACATCCCCCCAAGTACACGTATGGGCACGCGGCGCTACATGGCACCTGAAGTCCTGGACGAGAGCCTGAAGAAGAATCATTTCCAGGCCTACCTCATGGCTGACATGTACAGCTACGGATTGGTCGTGTGGGAGATGGCGCGACGCTGCGTCACCGGAG GCATGGTGGAGGAGTACCAGCTACCGTATTACGACATGGTGCCGTCGGACCCGTCCTACGAAGACATGCTGGAGGTGGTGTGCGTCAAGGGCCTGCGCCCCACCGTGTCCAACAGATGGAACAGCGACGAG TGTCTGCGCGCTATGCTGAAGCTGATGTGCGAGTGCTGGTCGGCAAGTCCCGCCTCCCGCCTCACCATCTTGAGAGTGAAGAAGACACTGGCCAAGATGGGCGAGTCGCAGGACATCAAAACCTGA